One window of Anaerolineales bacterium genomic DNA carries:
- a CDS encoding DegV family protein, translated as MSKFAIVTDSTAYIPPELTKKYGIHVAPQVLIWEEKTYRDGVDIQPSEFYSRLKTAKAMPSTSQVSPAIMQEIFQGIVDNGLSVLGIFISSKLSGTLQSAIQAKDLMGSAGEKVYLVDSQATAMALGFQVLAAARAMESGANLQECTALVEKSRERTGVYFAVDTLEFLHRGGRIGGAQRFIGSALNLKPILALKEGKVEGMDRIRTKTKAHDRVLELVTEKVKGKPNIRLATLHADAADDAKKLLDRANVELSPVESLFTEVSPVVGTHAGPGTVGLAYMFD; from the coding sequence ATGTCCAAATTTGCGATCGTCACCGACAGCACCGCCTACATCCCGCCGGAATTGACAAAGAAATACGGTATCCACGTCGCGCCGCAAGTCCTCATTTGGGAGGAAAAAACCTATCGCGACGGGGTAGATATCCAGCCTTCCGAGTTTTATTCCAGGCTAAAGACCGCCAAAGCCATGCCGTCCACATCGCAGGTCTCGCCGGCGATCATGCAGGAAATATTTCAGGGCATCGTCGATAACGGGTTGTCCGTGCTGGGTATTTTCATATCCTCTAAATTATCAGGCACCCTTCAATCTGCGATTCAAGCGAAAGACCTGATGGGCAGCGCCGGGGAGAAAGTATATCTTGTCGACAGCCAAGCCACCGCGATGGCGCTCGGGTTTCAAGTGCTTGCCGCTGCACGCGCGATGGAATCCGGGGCAAATCTCCAGGAATGTACCGCGCTTGTGGAAAAATCCCGCGAACGAACTGGCGTGTACTTTGCCGTGGATACGCTGGAATTCTTACATCGCGGCGGCAGGATCGGCGGCGCGCAGCGGTTCATCGGTTCGGCGCTGAACCTCAAACCGATCCTTGCTCTTAAAGAGGGAAAGGTCGAAGGCATGGACCGCATCCGCACCAAGACCAAAGCGCACGACCGTGTGCTGGAATTGGTGACGGAAAAGGTGAAAGGCAAACCCAATATCCGCCTCGCCACTCTGCATGCGGATGCGGCGGATGACGCAAAAAAACTTCTCGACCGCGCGAATGTCGAGCTTTCACCTGTCGAAAGCCTGTTCACAGAGGTCAGCCCTGTTGTTGGCACTCATGCAGGACCCGGAACAGTAGGGCTGGCATACATGTTCGATTGA
- a CDS encoding Crp/Fnr family transcriptional regulator, with protein MMDNFQFERIAKTMPFLNNADPELVREFRKSAFLARIPSGRDIFLEGDTVESIALLISGVVRVYKIGETGREITLYRFGNGSSCILSANAILSYKTFPAIATVEEEAEAVMIPADVFRGWVKKFDFWRDFVFDLLSQRLSTVMQVVDQVVFQRMDRRVAALLLQRGRSENPIRVTHQEIASELGSSREVISRLLEDFIAEGSIRSGRGFIEVLDFEPLETRSNM; from the coding sequence ATGATGGATAATTTCCAATTCGAGCGCATCGCCAAAACGATGCCATTCCTCAATAACGCAGATCCGGAACTTGTCAGGGAGTTCCGGAAATCTGCGTTCCTGGCGCGGATTCCCTCCGGACGGGATATTTTCCTGGAGGGTGACACAGTCGAATCAATCGCGTTGCTCATCTCAGGCGTTGTGCGGGTGTACAAGATCGGCGAGACCGGACGCGAGATAACGCTTTACCGTTTCGGCAACGGCTCATCGTGCATATTGAGCGCCAATGCGATCCTCAGTTATAAGACCTTTCCGGCCATTGCCACGGTCGAAGAAGAGGCGGAGGCAGTCATGATTCCCGCCGACGTTTTCCGCGGCTGGGTCAAAAAATTCGATTTCTGGCGCGACTTTGTTTTCGACCTGCTGTCGCAAAGGTTATCGACCGTCATGCAGGTCGTGGATCAGGTTGTCTTTCAACGCATGGACCGCCGCGTGGCGGCTCTACTGCTCCAACGCGGGCGAAGCGAGAATCCCATTCGCGTCACCCACCAGGAGATCGCTTCAGAATTGGGAAGTTCCCGCGAAGTGATCAGCCGCCTGCTCGAAGATTTCATCGCCGAAGGCAGTATCCGTTCGGGCAGGGGATTCATCGAAGTGCTGGATTTTGAGCCGCTGGAAACCCGCTCGAATATGTGA
- a CDS encoding DUF2892 domain-containing protein produces the protein MKRNMSNADRIIRLVISALFVYLYFGGIVTGTFGIVLLALAGVFTLTSIVAFCPLYAPFKFSTYKA, from the coding sequence ATGAAACGCAATATGTCCAACGCCGATCGCATCATCCGCCTCGTGATTTCCGCCTTGTTCGTCTACCTTTACTTCGGCGGGATCGTCACCGGAACTTTCGGCATCGTCCTGCTCGCGCTCGCCGGGGTTTTCACCCTCACTTCGATCGTCGCGTTCTGCCCGCTCTACGCGCCGTTCAAGTTCAGCACCTATAAGGCTTAA
- a CDS encoding thioredoxin fold domain-containing protein, protein MNLQEFQHKIDTAGKPVIVDFWAGWCAPCMMTKPVLETLGQEYAKEVAFLPVNADTARELLQQYRVFSIPTVLAFQDGREVARLTGAQNEAGYRTVFESLAKGKEIKIPMNIFDRLLRLGSGGLLIVLGVMNGNWLLLGLGAVLAFLGVYDRCPIWRALTGILKRN, encoded by the coding sequence ATGAACTTACAGGAATTTCAACACAAAATCGACACAGCCGGGAAACCCGTCATCGTGGATTTTTGGGCTGGCTGGTGTGCCCCGTGTATGATGACAAAACCGGTTCTCGAGACACTCGGGCAGGAATACGCTAAAGAGGTGGCGTTTCTGCCCGTCAATGCCGATACCGCCCGGGAACTGCTCCAGCAATACCGGGTCTTTAGCATTCCCACTGTGCTCGCCTTTCAGGACGGTCGTGAAGTCGCCCGGTTGACAGGGGCGCAGAACGAAGCGGGATATCGTACCGTCTTCGAATCCCTGGCGAAAGGGAAAGAAATCAAGATTCCGATGAACATTTTCGACCGGTTGCTCAGGCTGGGTTCCGGCGGTCTGCTCATCGTTCTGGGCGTCATGAACGGTAACTGGCTCCTCCTGGGACTCGGTGCAGTGCTCGCCTTTTTAGGCGTGTATGACCGTTGCCCGATTTGGAGGGCACTGACAGGAATACTGAAGAGGAATTAA
- the udk gene encoding uridine kinase produces the protein MTQKIPLVIGIAGGSGSGKTTVAQEILRRVGADSIAFLQHDSYYKDLRTMKASQHSDVNFDHPDALETELLIKHIIALRDFKPVQVPIYDFANDTRKPETFTVEPKNVILVEGILLYVEPDLRKLFDVKLFVDTDADIRFIRRLQRDLSERGRTTASVIEQYFASVRPAHLEFVEPSKRYADVIIPEGGYNTAALDMVTARIENLLK, from the coding sequence ATGACGCAGAAAATCCCATTGGTGATCGGAATCGCAGGCGGGTCAGGTTCGGGAAAGACCACCGTTGCCCAGGAGATCCTGCGAAGAGTTGGCGCAGATAGCATCGCATTTCTCCAACACGATTCGTATTATAAAGACCTGCGGACGATGAAAGCCTCCCAGCACTCCGATGTGAATTTCGACCACCCGGACGCGCTCGAAACAGAACTTCTGATCAAGCACATCATCGCGCTTAGGGATTTCAAACCCGTGCAAGTGCCGATCTATGATTTTGCGAACGACACGCGCAAGCCCGAGACATTCACCGTCGAGCCGAAAAACGTGATCCTCGTGGAAGGGATTCTCCTTTACGTGGAACCCGACCTGCGGAAGTTGTTCGATGTCAAGCTCTTTGTCGATACGGATGCCGACATTCGTTTCATCCGGCGCTTGCAGCGGGATCTCTCCGAACGCGGCCGCACCACCGCATCTGTGATCGAACAATATTTTGCGAGCGTGCGCCCGGCGCATCTCGAATTCGTCGAACCGTCCAAACGATACGCGGATGTCATCATCCCGGAGGGCGGATACAACACCGCCGCGCTCGACATGGTCACCGCAAGGATCGAAAATTTACTCAAATAA
- a CDS encoding peptidylprolyl isomerase, which yields MAKQWSKPPEMQIDPKKNYRARMETDNGTIVLELFADKTPVTVNNFVFLSREGYYDGVVFHRVIANFMAQGGDPTGTGRGGPGYRFQDEFHPSLKHNKRGILSMANAGPGTNGSQFFITHVPTPHLDNRHTVFGQVVEGEDVLMSIPERDPSNVNAPAVKILRVTIEES from the coding sequence ATGGCAAAACAATGGAGCAAGCCCCCCGAAATGCAGATCGACCCGAAAAAGAACTACCGCGCGCGCATGGAAACCGACAACGGCACGATCGTGCTCGAACTTTTTGCGGATAAAACCCCCGTGACGGTGAACAACTTCGTTTTCCTTTCGCGCGAAGGCTACTACGACGGAGTGGTCTTTCACCGCGTGATCGCAAATTTCATGGCGCAGGGCGGCGACCCGACCGGGACCGGTAGAGGCGGACCCGGCTATCGCTTCCAGGACGAGTTTCACCCGAGCCTGAAACACAACAAGCGTGGAATCCTTTCGATGGCGAATGCGGGACCGGGGACGAACGGCTCGCAATTCTTCATAACGCACGTGCCCACGCCGCATCTCGATAACCGTCATACTGTCTTCGGGCAGGTCGTGGAGGGCGAGGATGTTTTGATGTCGATCCCGGAGCGCGACCCGAGCAACGTCAACGCCCCGGCAGTGAAAATTCTCCGTGTCACCATCGAAGAAAGTTAG
- a CDS encoding VTT domain-containing protein: MSPSKKVRPAKKGSKTGKSKSSKAISGGGKGKKKKEDISPDTHRVDLPVSKPENKLLTTILRILAVLAVAGITVYVYSIRDRVEEFAQLGYFGAFLIALIANATVILPAPGVAVVFGMGAVINPAGVGFAAGAGGALGELTGYLAGYGGQAAVENSQTYNRILPWVQKHGAWMILLLSAIPNPFFDVAGIAAGISKIPLWKFLLACWAGVTIKMLIFAFAGAYSIDWIASFYE; encoded by the coding sequence GTGTCACCATCGAAGAAAGTTAGACCGGCAAAAAAAGGTTCAAAGACCGGCAAGTCGAAGAGTTCAAAGGCTATTAGCGGCGGAGGAAAAGGAAAAAAGAAGAAAGAAGATATTTCGCCTGACACTCATCGTGTTGACCTTCCGGTTTCAAAACCTGAAAACAAACTCCTGACGACCATCCTGCGAATCCTCGCGGTGCTGGCAGTGGCCGGGATCACCGTCTATGTATACAGCATCCGCGACCGTGTGGAGGAATTTGCTCAGCTGGGTTATTTCGGCGCATTTCTCATTGCGCTGATCGCCAACGCGACCGTGATCCTGCCCGCGCCGGGCGTGGCGGTGGTTTTCGGGATGGGTGCAGTGATCAACCCGGCGGGCGTTGGATTTGCAGCCGGGGCAGGCGGCGCGCTTGGCGAATTAACCGGTTATCTTGCCGGTTATGGGGGCCAGGCTGCGGTTGAAAATTCGCAAACATATAACCGCATCCTGCCCTGGGTTCAAAAACACGGCGCATGGATGATTCTCTTGTTATCCGCCATCCCCAACCCATTTTTCGATGTGGCGGGAATCGCCGCCGGGATCTCGAAAATCCCGCTATGGAAGTTCCTGCTCGCCTGCTGGGCTGGCGTGACGATCAAGATGCTGATCTTTGCCTTTGCCGGAGCCTACTCGATAGATTGGATCGCAAGTTTCTATGAATAA
- a CDS encoding M20/M25/M40 family metallo-hydrolase, whose protein sequence is MSNYEKIDAFIDKNLNQSLDELKRYAAQPSISAQNLGLKECALIVKEMLEKRGFKSQIMDTDGAPVVFGERKGKSDKTLLIYNHYDVQPPEPLELWDSPPFEPQIRDGIMYGRGVSDDKGHLTSRLHAIDAFLAEEGELPCNIKFIIEGEEETSSVHLHDFISQNLDLLKADACIWEFGGVDHRGRPQQYLGLRGICYVELSVTSLSTDVHSGLGGSILPNAAWRLVWALNTLKGKDERIRIPGFYDDCVQPTDRDREFMEKLPDMADEYKRRFGAKNFIKGLTGGMDLKLEEVFVPTCTICGLTSGYQGPGSKTVQPAFASAKVDFRLVPNQMPQDILKKLRAHLDAEGFSDVQINFLGGEPAARTDPDHPFVKLVVDTAEEIYDAKMDIVPMIGGSGPNYPFVHKLGLPVVTMGIGYPDTKAHAPNENFRLDLYAQHAKHTARVIKEFAA, encoded by the coding sequence ATGAGCAACTACGAAAAGATTGACGCTTTTATCGACAAAAACCTGAACCAAAGCCTCGATGAACTCAAACGGTATGCCGCCCAGCCGAGCATCAGCGCGCAAAACCTTGGACTGAAGGAATGCGCGCTGATCGTGAAGGAAATGCTCGAAAAGCGCGGATTCAAATCACAGATCATGGATACCGACGGCGCGCCGGTCGTGTTCGGTGAGAGAAAAGGCAAGAGCGATAAGACGCTTCTGATCTACAATCATTACGACGTCCAACCGCCCGAACCGCTGGAATTATGGGACAGCCCGCCGTTCGAGCCGCAGATTCGCGATGGGATCATGTACGGGCGCGGCGTGAGCGACGACAAGGGACATCTCACCTCCCGTTTGCACGCCATTGACGCATTCCTCGCGGAGGAAGGCGAACTTCCCTGCAATATCAAGTTCATCATCGAAGGCGAAGAGGAAACCTCCAGCGTTCACCTGCACGATTTTATTTCTCAAAATCTCGACCTGCTCAAAGCCGATGCCTGCATTTGGGAGTTCGGCGGCGTGGACCACCGCGGACGCCCCCAACAGTATCTGGGCTTGCGCGGGATTTGCTATGTGGAGCTATCCGTGACTTCGTTATCGACGGATGTCCACTCGGGTCTGGGCGGGAGCATCCTGCCGAACGCAGCCTGGAGGCTGGTCTGGGCCTTGAACACCCTCAAGGGCAAAGACGAACGAATCCGCATCCCCGGCTTTTACGATGATTGTGTCCAGCCCACCGACCGCGACCGCGAGTTCATGGAGAAATTGCCGGACATGGCCGATGAATACAAACGACGATTTGGAGCAAAGAATTTCATCAAAGGTCTTACCGGCGGCATGGATTTGAAACTTGAAGAAGTTTTCGTCCCGACCTGCACGATCTGCGGCCTCACCAGCGGATACCAGGGACCCGGCTCGAAGACCGTCCAGCCGGCATTTGCTTCCGCCAAAGTGGACTTCCGCCTTGTGCCGAACCAGATGCCGCAGGATATTCTAAAAAAACTGCGCGCCCATTTGGATGCCGAAGGCTTCAGCGACGTCCAAATCAATTTCCTCGGAGGGGAACCCGCGGCGCGGACCGATCCGGATCATCCCTTCGTCAAACTGGTGGTCGATACGGCGGAGGAAATCTACGACGCGAAGATGGACATTGTCCCAATGATCGGCGGCTCGGGACCGAACTATCCCTTCGTCCACAAACTTGGACTCCCGGTGGTGACAATGGGAATCGGTTACCCGGACACAAAAGCCCACGCCCCCAACGAAAACTTCCGCCTCGACCTGTATGCCCAGCACGCAAAACACACGGCAAGGGTCATAAAGGAGTTTGCAGCGTAA
- a CDS encoding CBS domain-containing protein, producing the protein MFVGERMSHPVITVTPETPVHDALAMFRNERIRRAPVVKDGKMLGIVAERDLLNASPSPVTSLSVWEMNYLISKVTVKQVMSKKVITVDFDTPIEEAARIMADKKIGGLPVMRSGKMVGIITETDLFKILLELMGARTKAIRVTAEIADAPGTLAKVTKAVAEAGGNFISFGFFSGEDTSSKILTFKVAGLKKDEITKILSKAVKKFWDIRQS; encoded by the coding sequence ATGTTCGTAGGCGAAAGAATGTCTCACCCTGTTATCACCGTCACGCCGGAAACCCCGGTGCATGACGCACTTGCCATGTTCAGAAACGAACGCATCCGCCGCGCGCCCGTCGTCAAGGACGGGAAAATGCTCGGCATAGTTGCCGAAAGGGACCTGCTCAACGCGTCTCCCTCCCCCGTCACCAGCTTGAGTGTGTGGGAAATGAACTACCTGATCAGCAAAGTTACGGTCAAACAAGTGATGAGCAAAAAAGTGATCACAGTGGATTTCGACACCCCCATCGAGGAAGCGGCGCGCATCATGGCTGATAAAAAGATCGGCGGCCTGCCCGTCATGCGGTCTGGCAAAATGGTCGGCATCATTACGGAAACCGATCTGTTCAAGATCCTGCTTGAGTTGATGGGCGCCCGTACGAAAGCCATCCGGGTCACCGCCGAGATCGCCGACGCCCCCGGAACCCTTGCCAAGGTCACAAAGGCGGTGGCGGAAGCGGGCGGGAATTTCATCTCCTTCGGTTTCTTTTCCGGCGAGGACACCAGCAGCAAGATCCTCACCTTCAAGGTGGCAGGCCTGAAAAAGGACGAGATCACCAAAATCCTGAGCAAAGCGGTCAAAAAGTTTTGGGATATCCGTCAAAGTTAG
- a CDS encoding DUF1786 domain-containing protein — MKILAVDIGTGTQDIFLYDSNLDIENGFKLVLPSPTMMVHRRLKQSLHSRTPILLTGHQMGGGPSAWAIEEVARAGIPVYMTASAATTLNDELDKVEALGIMIISEDEANRLSSTVHRIELKDFDFESISRTFSDYGISLSDLAAVAVAVFDHGNAPPGVSDRQFRFDYLDDRIRERNSLSAFAYPSDKIPQIMTRLRSVADSAGDLPCPLVVMDTAPAAVLGADFDPAVANRENKIVCNVGNFHTLAFRLGEKGIEGVFEHHTGEIDLAKLENLIRKLADGSLKHEDVFDDMGHGALMYSDEVFEFGRADFDVVVTGPRRSLFNRQSEIENSKFLQPYFAVPFGDMMIAGCFGLLAATAEILPGLAEPIIGSLRGGRGRGVAPWDANP; from the coding sequence ATGAAGATTTTAGCAGTAGATATCGGCACAGGCACGCAGGATATTTTTCTCTATGATTCGAATCTCGACATCGAGAACGGATTCAAACTCGTCCTGCCTTCGCCCACCATGATGGTTCATCGCCGTCTCAAACAATCGCTTCATTCGCGGACCCCGATCCTGCTCACCGGTCACCAAATGGGGGGCGGCCCCTCAGCCTGGGCGATCGAAGAAGTTGCCCGCGCAGGGATTCCCGTTTACATGACCGCGTCCGCCGCGACGACCTTGAACGACGAATTGGATAAGGTGGAAGCGCTGGGGATCATGATCATTTCGGAAGACGAAGCCAACCGGCTGTCTTCCACGGTCCACCGTATTGAGTTGAAGGATTTTGATTTCGAATCGATCTCCAGGACGTTCTCCGATTACGGCATTTCGTTGAGCGATCTTGCGGCGGTAGCGGTTGCCGTCTTCGATCACGGCAATGCGCCGCCCGGCGTCTCTGACCGGCAATTCCGCTTCGATTATTTGGATGACCGCATTCGGGAGAGGAATTCGCTTTCGGCGTTTGCCTATCCTTCCGACAAGATTCCGCAAATCATGACCCGCCTGCGTTCGGTCGCGGATTCGGCTGGCGATCTGCCCTGTCCGCTTGTGGTGATGGATACTGCACCGGCTGCGGTCCTGGGCGCGGATTTTGATCCGGCTGTTGCAAATCGCGAAAACAAGATCGTTTGCAATGTCGGTAATTTTCATACCCTGGCGTTTCGTTTGGGTGAAAAGGGGATCGAAGGCGTGTTCGAGCATCATACCGGCGAGATCGACCTGGCGAAACTCGAAAACCTGATTCGCAAACTGGCAGACGGCTCCCTCAAACATGAAGATGTCTTTGACGACATGGGTCACGGCGCCCTGATGTATTCGGATGAGGTCTTTGAATTTGGGAGGGCTGACTTTGATGTAGTGGTGACGGGTCCCCGTAGAAGTCTCTTCAATCGTCAATCTGAAATCGAAAATAGTAAATTCCTCCAACCATACTTTGCCGTCCCCTTCGGCGACATGATGATCGCGGGTTGTTTCGGTCTGCTCGCGGCAACGGCGGAGATTCTGCCCGGGTTGGCTGAGCCCATCATCGGTTCATTGAGAGGCGGGCGCGGGCGGGGGGTCGCGCCGTGGGATGCAAATCCATGA
- a CDS encoding VIT1/CCC1 transporter family protein: MQALSEDIRRKVLLFQRTEITEYHIYKRLAKRVKSTENSALLDRIAEDELRHYNEWKKYSGEEVSPRWLNVWFYTALSLLFGFTFGVKLMERGEETAQKNYASVMEEIPEAAKFQHEEDEHERELIDMLDEERLQYAGSVVLGLNDALVELTGALAGLTLALQNVKLIALSGLITGIAASLSMAASEYLSTRSENTSKHPVRAAVYTGIAYIVTVALLVLPYLLFDNYILDLVIALSTAVVIIAVFNYYISVAKGESFRERFLEMAGLSLGVALFSFVIGYFIRLWLGIEV, translated from the coding sequence ATGCAGGCACTGAGCGAAGATATCCGCAGAAAGGTATTGCTTTTCCAGCGGACCGAGATCACCGAATACCATATCTATAAACGACTCGCAAAGCGCGTAAAATCAACGGAAAATTCCGCGCTCCTCGACCGCATCGCGGAGGACGAGCTGCGACATTACAACGAGTGGAAAAAATACTCGGGCGAAGAGGTCAGCCCGCGCTGGCTCAATGTCTGGTTTTATACGGCGCTCAGCCTGCTCTTCGGCTTCACCTTCGGGGTAAAACTCATGGAACGCGGGGAAGAGACGGCTCAGAAGAATTACGCGTCGGTCATGGAGGAGATCCCCGAAGCCGCAAAATTCCAGCACGAAGAGGACGAGCACGAAAGGGAACTGATCGATATGCTGGATGAAGAACGATTGCAGTATGCGGGCTCGGTGGTGCTCGGCTTGAACGATGCGCTTGTCGAGTTGACCGGCGCCCTGGCCGGACTTACCCTCGCGCTTCAGAACGTAAAACTCATTGCGTTGTCGGGTCTGATCACCGGCATCGCCGCGTCGCTGTCGATGGCGGCGAGCGAATATCTTTCGACCCGTTCCGAGAACACATCCAAGCATCCCGTGCGCGCGGCGGTCTACACCGGCATCGCCTATATCGTGACGGTTGCGCTTCTCGTCCTGCCGTACCTGCTCTTCGACAATTACATCCTCGACCTTGTCATCGCCCTCTCGACCGCCGTTGTCATCATCGCGGTGTTCAATTATTACATTTCGGTGGCGAAGGGCGAGTCGTTCCGCGAACGCTTTTTAGAGATGGCGGGCTTGAGCCTCGGCGTGGCATTGTTCTCGTTCGTCATCGGTTATTTCATCCGTTTGTGGTTGGGCATCGAGGTTTAA
- a CDS encoding class I SAM-dependent methyltransferase has product MFNKLLFHRFITLKSLLTRLQYEFISALNLKRDVLFMNFGYTAHHLGHEPLALDPDDEIHRYPLQLYHHVAKHADWANADALEVSSGRGGGAAFIVRHFKPKSYTGVDFSANAVEFCREHHQMDGLRFEHGNAEDLKFPDASFDLVVNVEASLYYPNIQKFFQHVRRVLKPGGHFLYTDLRYEEKVAEWHGQIHAMGLKVVHEEDITDNVLKAMEQDRERRIHLVNTYIPPILRKQFYHFAGLDIDSPKSAPHLERRRYWYFVLQKI; this is encoded by the coding sequence ATGTTCAATAAACTGCTTTTCCATCGCTTCATCACGCTGAAGAGCCTGCTCACCCGCCTGCAATACGAGTTCATTTCGGCGTTGAACCTCAAACGCGATGTGCTCTTCATGAATTTCGGTTATACCGCCCATCACCTGGGGCATGAACCTCTGGCGCTCGACCCCGACGACGAGATTCACCGGTACCCCCTGCAGTTGTATCATCACGTGGCAAAACATGCGGATTGGGCGAACGCCGACGCGCTCGAGGTCAGCTCGGGGCGGGGCGGAGGCGCGGCGTTCATCGTGCGTCACTTCAAGCCAAAATCTTACACCGGCGTCGATTTCTCCGCCAACGCCGTCGAATTCTGCCGCGAACATCATCAAATGGATGGCTTGCGCTTCGAGCACGGCAACGCCGAGGACCTGAAATTCCCCGACGCCTCCTTCGATTTGGTCGTCAATGTGGAAGCGTCCCTGTATTATCCCAACATCCAGAAATTTTTTCAGCACGTGCGGCGGGTATTGAAGCCCGGCGGTCATTTTTTGTATACCGACCTGCGTTATGAAGAAAAGGTCGCGGAATGGCACGGACAAATCCACGCCATGGGTCTGAAGGTCGTCCACGAGGAGGACATCACCGATAACGTCCTCAAAGCCATGGAACAGGACCGCGAACGGCGTATTCACCTGGTCAACACATACATCCCGCCCATCCTGCGCAAGCAGTTCTATCATTTCGCGGGTCTCGATATCGATTCCCCCAAGTCTGCGCCGCATTTGGAGCGGCGGCGTTATTGGTATTTCGTCCTGCAAAAAATATAA
- a CDS encoding putative Ig domain-containing protein encodes MKNRLLPVFPLLLLSAAALACSLFTGGSGGIQTEEPEPDFEPVTDPLVIEPESLPDAKIGEKYEVLVRITQNVTPVGDMFISSGTLPAGLELVFMEGEDSGVISGVPTEAGTYSFTLSVWCFGTQVSGQTLDKEFTIVVAE; translated from the coding sequence ATGAAGAATAGATTATTGCCGGTCTTTCCTCTTCTGCTGCTGTCGGCTGCCGCCCTGGCTTGTTCCCTCTTCACAGGCGGCTCGGGAGGGATACAGACGGAAGAGCCGGAACCCGACTTCGAACCCGTCACCGATCCGCTGGTCATCGAACCCGAGTCCCTGCCGGATGCGAAGATCGGCGAGAAATACGAAGTCCTGGTGCGCATCACCCAAAATGTGACTCCTGTCGGTGACATGTTCATTTCGAGCGGAACCCTCCCCGCCGGGCTGGAACTGGTCTTCATGGAGGGCGAAGATTCTGGCGTCATCAGCGGAGTGCCGACCGAGGCGGGGACGTATTCATTCACCCTGTCCGTATGGTGTTTTGGGACCCAGGTCAGCGGGCAGACCCTGGATAAAGAATTTACGATCGTGGTCGCGGAATAA
- a CDS encoding 2-oxo acid dehydrogenase subunit E2 has product MNQVKYEALPFPMERQVTVQGGRLASRKHTIHALIEVDVTRARRMIHEHRTRTGEALSFTAFVIACLVKAIDRNKRMHAYRDWRNRLIIFDEVDVNTMVEVEAGGRKRVVPHWVRAANKRTLRDIHNEIRATKARPEQTREFGVQWLGLLPAFAWDIFFWFIFKNPHWLKKSFGTVGMTSVGMFGKGSGWAIPFGLHTLDIALGGIAEKPGVVDGRIEIREYLCMTISFDHDIIDGAPAARFTQRLKELIESGYGVEEFITGERGHGEG; this is encoded by the coding sequence ATGAATCAAGTGAAATATGAAGCGCTGCCCTTCCCCATGGAACGGCAGGTGACGGTCCAGGGCGGCCGGCTCGCATCGCGGAAACACACGATCCATGCCCTGATCGAAGTGGACGTGACCCGGGCGCGCCGCATGATCCACGAACATAGAACGCGCACCGGCGAGGCGCTCTCTTTTACTGCGTTCGTCATCGCCTGTCTCGTCAAAGCCATAGACCGGAACAAGAGGATGCACGCCTACCGTGATTGGCGGAACAGGCTCATCATCTTTGATGAGGTGGATGTGAATACGATGGTTGAGGTTGAAGCAGGTGGAAGAAAAAGAGTCGTGCCCCATTGGGTCCGCGCGGCAAACAAGCGCACGTTAAGAGATATTCATAATGAGATCCGCGCAACCAAAGCAAGACCGGAACAAACCCGCGAGTTTGGGGTTCAGTGGCTGGGTCTCCTGCCCGCATTTGCCTGGGACATTTTCTTCTGGTTTATTTTCAAGAACCCACACTGGTTAAAAAAGAGTTTCGGCACGGTCGGTATGACCTCGGTTGGAATGTTTGGAAAGGGCAGTGGCTGGGCCATTCCATTTGGCCTGCATACGCTTGATATTGCGCTTGGCGGTATTGCCGAGAAACCCGGCGTGGTGGACGGCCGCATCGAGATTCGCGAATACCTGTGCATGACCATCAGCTTCGACCATGACATTATTGACGGAGCGCCTGCCGCGCGGTTTACTCAGCGCCTCAAAGAATTAATCGAGAGCGGCTATGGCGTGGAAGAATTCATAACAGGAGAACGCGGCCATGGTGAAGGCTAG
- a CDS encoding DUF4190 domain-containing protein — protein MLPTSTLAIVSLVSGILSFVMLPVIGAIVAIWTGYEARKETRSNPPKAGGDGLATAGIVLGWVHAGLIVVSLCCAILYFGFFATIFATSMQQ, from the coding sequence ATGTTGCCCACCAGTACGCTGGCAATCGTCAGCCTGGTTTCAGGGATATTAAGTTTTGTCATGCTGCCGGTCATTGGCGCGATTGTTGCCATTTGGACCGGCTATGAGGCTCGTAAAGAGACCAGGTCCAATCCGCCAAAGGCAGGCGGCGATGGACTGGCAACGGCAGGGATCGTCCTGGGCTGGGTCCACGCCGGGTTGATCGTCGTATCGCTGTGTTGCGCCATTTTGTATTTTGGCTTTTTCGCCACGATTTTTGCAACCTCGATGCAGCAGTAG